The genomic region GCATATTTCAAATGATAAAAGTCCAATTCACTAGTCATGTATAACAGTTGTTAATTTGTATGCTTCAAAAACCATGGCCTAAAATACATACAGCAACAAATGACAACTATAAGGAGAAATATGCAAACCTGCAGCCATAGTGGGAAACATACCTTGTTTGGTAGATCAGTAAAATGGTTAAGaatatagaagatttgaacaaaaaaaaattagcaaataaaatctaaTGCTCTTCTACAAGAACATAGCACTCCACAGGtatggaatatatattctttaaagtacacatggaacatttataaaaattgaacaaATAATGAGACATAGAGCAACCCTCAAATTTTGAAGGacttaaatcaaataaaatgttttctcacaGCAATACGATCATGATAGTAAGAATAATAAGATAACTAGAAAATTCCCATGTGTTTGAAAATCGGGAGGCACAATTTAAACTAACTCATGGGTAAAATAAACCacaattaaaattagaaaatatctagaaccagggacacctgggtggctcagtcggttaagcgtccaactttggttcaggtcatgatctcatggtttgtgggttcaagccctgcattgggctctgagctgtcagctttaGATTCTGAGCTTttgagcttgctttggattctgtgtctccctctctctgcctctaccctgctcatgtttctctctctctctctcaaagaataaacattttaaaaaaggaaatatctagAACTGAATGTCACATATTAAAACTTGGGAAATGCAGTTTAAGTAgtacttagaaggaaatttataattAGATGCACATTTTAGAAAACTGAGTctagcaataaataaaaaataatacaaaatggcCAAGTTGAGTTTATCCAAGAACACAAACTTCaattaacattagaaaatcaatcaCATAAACagattgaaagacaaaaaaaaaaatgtgtcttctcaacagataaagaaaaagcatttgataaaatctaacATCCATTCACTGttagtaaattagtaaaagaGAAGGATGGCTGCtataatcacttttatttttttaacttatttttattttttttattgcttattttgaagagagagagagacagagtgcaagcaggggaggagcagggatagagggagacaaagactctgaagctggctccaggctctgagctgtcagcatagagccctcaAATTCATGAgttatgagatcatgagctgagctgaagttggatgcttaaccgactgagccacccaggcacccctgatacaACTGCTTTTATCTGACATCATACCCAAGGTCTTAGCCAAAacaataataagaagaaaatgttaaatgatataaggactggaaaggaaagaaacaattttttatatattatataactgtgtatgtagaaaatgcaaaataatctgtaatttattaacattaataaataagcttaggaacatcaatatataaaaatctcttaTATCTGcaatgaattaagaaaacattttgaaatgtcaaaaccacacacacaaaatataagttcctaggaataaatctcataaaatatatgcaagacgtaaatggtaaaattataaaactttgagAATCTTTCTGAATTCAGACTAAAATTGATCAATTCaactaaatgaaaattaagaatttctgttcatcaaaagagtccataaagaaaataacaacaagttcccagaatgggagaatatatatgtaatacatataagtGACAAAGGATTCATATAtagaacacatattttttaaatactacaaattaatttaaacatCAAACTAAACACTGGCAAAAGATTATGCACTTAAATAGAGGATATCCAAATTATAATTGCAAGAATATATATATCAGCCTCATTAgtaattaggaaaatacaaattaaactacaaagagatgtatatatgtatatatgtgtatacatatgtatatatgtatgtatatacatatatatgtatatatgtgtatacatatgtatatatgtatgtatacacatatatatttatatatatgtatatatgtgtatatatgtatgtacatatatacatatatacatatatctatatccatcCAACTGTCAAACATTAAAATGTCCATCACTACCAAATGTCAGGGAGATGTGTGCACTGGGATTCCTATGTTGGTTTCTTATGTTTTCACTTGGGTGTTGATTTAGTCCAAGAGGGCACAGGAGGTCCACCAAACTTCCAGTATTATGACAGCTATCAAGCTCCATTATGCAACACTTGCCATACATCTAGGGTTACTAATCTAGGGGTTGTTTTCACCTTCAAACTCTGGTTTATAGCAGTTAATTTTCCTATTTACCACCAGTCTCCTTCCCATTATAGCCaattttttctagaaataattaTCTGAGAATaatatttaagagaatattatctaGAATATTTCTAGAAAGTCTATCTCTGAACTcagattttgctttgttttgctacCTGAGCTTTTTCAAACTCagattttgtttgggttttttgtttttttttttgttttttttttgtttttttttgttttttttgtttttttgctatctTCGCAGTAGATGctaactttattttaaaggttcTAGGAGATGGGAAGAAATCAATGCTTCACTCTTCTTCTACTCTTTCATCTTAGGCAACAGGTAGCTTCTTCTGGGACACTGGAGGGGAAATAAACTTTGTGGCTGAGAGAGTTTAACAGAAAGTCACACTGCAGTGGAGAACTTTTGAAATAGGAAACAACAGGAGGTAATTGGAGAAAGCAGCTGAAAATGTATTGAGTGGGGAAAGGCAGCTTGTAGACACAGCCACGCCAGGATGGAACTTAATTCCCTGAAGTTCAGATGCCACCCTTCCCAAACAAGGTCTCCTCTGATATTTCAACCCCATGGAGATAGATCTGGCCTAGAATTGAGGCAACATGGTCAGAATCAGGTCTTAGATGACGTAGAGACTGGTAGAGAGTAGTAGGTAGATCTGATCTGAGTGTTAGATGTTAAGAGGAAAGGAACTGGGCAAAACATCATAATTCTTAGAAGTATGCCACTGTCTCAAAATAGGGGCCATAAGTAATTACAACTATAAACCCCACGTTTATCTTCTTCACCACTCAACTGAATTCACTATGCATTTCAGTTTACGGTTGTCAATGGATTGCAAAGTGGAAATGAGAGGCATTGATGCTATTTCTAACATTAGTTATAGCCATACCAGATTAATTAGGTGATTAAGAGTAGAGAGAGATTTAGGATAAAAAGCACACATTCTGGTTAGAATtctattactttttaagtttaaaatgagaaactataagaaagatctttaaaatgaattaggtgaattttatatttaaacgTACTCCAAGCACTTTCTTTCACCCTAAATTCCACACATGCTTCCTTGGTCTATAGGCAATTCCCAAGTGTGGGTCATTAACCAATTACTTCCTGAGCAGTTGTGTAATTTTGGTAGCTGCCTCTGCTAGCCATATTTCCCAAGGATTCCTCAGAGCCAAGAGTATCTGCCAAGAGGAGTCAAAATGCTGCTGACGACCAGGAATTGGATTTGTTACAAATGGAGATGCTCCAGCCCTCTGAATTTGCCAGTGCTATTGTTAGAGGAGTGTAATAAATGGCTGGGTGCATCTGCCCTTGTAAGCTGACAAAGATCCGAACAGTTTAAAATATGACAGGAAGCTAGGCTTCTCTGGCTAAGTCTCGGGCAGTATATAATCAGTCTACAACTGAAAcctaaaaagaagcaaatgtatGCAAAGAGGCACTTTGCAGGGGTTTCTTTTTTCAAGGCAGAATTAATAGCTCTTGTATCTGATTGGCTTGAATTTGATTTCTGGAACTAGTAGGGGGAAATGCTGTAAATTGTATTCGAGGGCATGGTGTGAGAATTCCAGGGATATCATGCCATTAAAATTAATGTGTTTAAAGAATCCACTTGATGTTATTTGATGATGATCATTGTATCACTGAAGTTagaggacttttttctttcttccttttttacccCTTCTAATTTGTCAGTGGGTCATTTAAGAGAACAAACTCTAAACTTTCAGCTATTAAAAGAGAACAACATTTGTAACTGGACCTTAACAATGCTTATGGAAGGAAACTACACAAGcgatatgtatattttttgtaacaagcaaaaacaaaataaagaatcacCTATAATCCCAATGTGCAGCTATAAGCACTGTTAATTGTGGTCATAAcctcccattttcctttttcttctcatttttctgctttatttttccttatacaGACATATATACCACTGtctatgtgtatgtgcatgtgtgtgtgggtgtgtgtatcaAGGTCACCAAAAATTTCTGTATCACTAAACCTAGTGATCAGTTCTTAGTCCTCATCATATATGACCTGTTGATAGTATTTGACACAAATGACCACTCTCCTCCTTGAAATACTTTGTTCACTTAGATCCCAAGACCCCATATTCTCCagatttttccttctgcctcattgatctttctttcttcatctcctttgcttgttcttccttctcaaagcCCAGTTTTTGGACTTCTCTTGGACCCACTCACTTGTGAATCTTTTCCACTTCCATAGCTCTAAATACCATCTACTTGCTGAGAACTCTCAAACATGCATCTCCTACAGTAATTCTTGCCTAAACTCCAGGCTCATATATCTCTCTTACCTCCATCTCCACTTAGAAgtctaataggcatctcaaatGTGTCTAAAATACAAACTCTAAATCCTAACAAACCATTCCCTactgccaaaaaaagaaaaaaaaattcttgccaaCTCATTAAGTAGTAACTACAAACTGCTATTTGCTCAGGCCAAAACTCTGGTGccatctctcatttctttcttttgtatcccACATCCAATTCATCAGCTagccttcaaaatatatccagaatccaaccacttctcaTTATATCCTCCACTACCACACTGATCAGAACCACCATGGACTTTTCCTGAAAGAGTCTCCCTGCTTTGGTCTTTGTCCTCTCCAAGAGTCAGTAATCCTTCTAAAACTAAAGTCAGATCATAccactctttttctcaaaaaaacccAATGGCTTCCCACATCACCTTAAAGAccaaaagccaaagtccttttATAATGGTCTATTAACACTGTGtgccttactttttaaatttaaaaatataaaaaaggcagCCTAGTGGTGGTTAAGAGCATGTGCTCGAGGTCAAATTCCCTGTGTTCAAAGCCTGGCTCtaattattagctgtgtgatattgggcaaattacttaactttctGGTGGctaaatttcctcatctgtaaaatgggatcatgATAATACCTATTTAATAGAGTTgtgataaatattaatgaattaatatttataacatgCTTACAATAGTGctagcacatagtaaacattataaaagatcttttaaatgacaaaataggCATTTTATGCTATTAGCACAAGATTTCATTATGAATTCTGCACATAAAAAAACATAGATACCCCAAACATCTctcaaaaagcatgaaaatattttagttaaacaaatttaaaatgaactatcattgttttattctttttgtttattctgagtTCAGAGTTGAAATCACTTTTACACCATGATTTACACTTTTAAGTATTTTGGTACTGATGCTGAGCTGCTTAATCACCTACTTCCTAACCAGCAGTACTTTAATTCCTAaaatatgtgtgattttttttccagcttattGTATAGATTGACTTATAAAGTAGACTTTACTTTTCTGTTCTACTATGGACTTTTATTATTGCATTAAAATGAAACCGTTTAAtctaaaccaaaataaaagctTAAGGTATATTCGTACATAGAGCTATAAAGGACACAGCAGAGAGAACAAGTCACATAAAATTTCCAGTATGGAGTCATAAAATTTGTTGACTTTTTAGTGGAAAAATTACTACAGACTCAATTTTGAACACAGCTTTAATCATTATTTAAATCTGTCTGCAAAGGGATGTGAAGGAAATGGCCACCAGCCAGACCCTGACTATCATAGCCCAGTTCTCACATTCGTGTTATAGGTTTTTTAATACTTGAGTATAACAAGAATAAATTACcctcaaatctctctctccctctctctctctctctctctctctctctctctctctctctctctctcacacacacacacacacacacacacacacacacacaccacactgcaacacaacacatacatatattcatcaGGAACTGATTCATGATCCACAGAGAAGACAGGCCCTTTTACTCACAACTAAATTCCTACAGATTATTTGAAGTGGAAAGACCTATTTTAAAAGAAGtcaaatagggacgcctgggtggctcacttggttaagcatctgactcttcatttcagttcaggtcatgacctcacggctcatgCAATctagctccatgttgggctctgcgctgacagcacagaacctgctttggatctgtctccctctccctctgcccctcccctgcttgctcactctctctctctctcaaaataaataaatttttaaaaaagaagtcaaatataCATTTGACAAGGAAAGTCATAGTATCTGttcataaaaacaaaagggagTGAAGAAGGGTTTGTGGAAGATTTGTGAAAAAGGTCATAATTTTATTCAAGGGAGTATGAATCAGATTTTTTTGGAcaatttttcatttaacttttagaATATGTGGTGTGAACTTTTGTTAATTCCAGAAACTTGTTCCAGTTCTAAATGGAATTTTGGTGTAAACTTACTCTATTGCTCACTTGAAAGGCCTCTGCATATTGAAGTGGGCCACTGATCAGCTGCCAGGTGAAAATAAACTTCACGTATTTGCCAACAGCAAAATGGCTCAGACTCAACAACTACACAGCTATTGAGAATTCCTTTGAGGATGTGAGGAAAGAAACAATACTACTGTGCCTGCACATAGAAACAAGAGACAACATCTAATGGAAACTTGCTTAGTCACATCAACATTTTTGTGAAACTTATCATTTCACAGTAATTGCATGTAAaaatgatgaacaaatgaataatgcCCCCCTAAAATGTCATTGCAATTCTTGTCAAATAATACTTTCcctcactttttttattttaaaagaaaactggcCTTGAAACATCATCCAGACAAGAATCCAGATGATCCAGCTGCTGctgaaaagtttaaagaaatcaACAACGCCCACACAATACTTACCGACATGTCAAAGAGAAACATATATGACAAGTATGGATCACTGGGACTCTATGTGGCTGAGCAATTTGGAGATGAAAATGTTAATACCTACTTCATGCTGTCAAGCTGGTGGGCAAAGGTAAatcaattttttcttcaaaaacaattCCCTAGAAAAACCATGATATTATTCACTCTTTTAGGCTCCATCTCAGAGAAAACCTAAGCTTACTATATTATTAAActcttataaataaaaagaggtatCACTTTAATCAAAAGCTATTATTTGAGGATCATTTTTTGCTTTAGCTcattaaataatcataaaatacagCATGACTTAAAATACCTCTAGACattaattataaatgaatttgAGGCTTCAGGTTAATTCTGACTGGCCCCCCCCTCGACCCATGACTAATTAAGAACTGACTCActgctcaaaaacaaaaataatttattagtgtGACAACTGCTTAGTAAGTTATTATAGGACAAATTTAGCCATGTACTTTACTATCTATAGCATAGGCTACATGAACAAACACAGTACTTGGGAGAATGTGTGGTAATTATGTCATAGGCTCACATGCAGCCTGACTTGAAGTAGtggagaaggaaatgaggaggaaaaaGTGAGAATTAAGTAGTGTTGAACAGTGTGTTAGAGAGACATAgaggcaaaaggggaaaaaaggatatcTGGTCAAAAAGAAGGCAACATTTTTAAGGACTTAGTACAATCAGAATTCACTTTTAACAATAAATTTTGGGTGGTTTCCTAGGAATACCTGGTATATGTCTGGTGATGGTTATGCATTTGTTCATGAGTTTTAatgtccttactttttttttttttacatttatttatctttgatagagagagacagagcacaagtggggtaggggcagagagagaaggagacacagaatatgaagcaggcttcaggctctgagctgtcagcacagagcccgacgtggggctcgggctaacaaactgtgagatcatgacctgagctgaagttggacgcttaactgactgagctacccaggcacccccttatcTTTTGACAAAAGTGTATTTACATACAAAGCATTCATATGATCCATCAGGATATTTTTGGACAATTCATACATTTTGTGAAATCATATGAACTCACACTCATATGAgaggtaattaatttaaaaaactgcagATCTCCAAAAAAAGGGGTTGCATGGTCAATAGGATTCTGATTGCTATTTTCTTCCACTAAAATAAATCTTGCTAAATTGAGGAGTTTTATATATGcagagaaagaatatatttttgcaCATAAGCATGGAGAGTCTACAACCTAAAGCCACATTTGTCTTCTACAGTCTCCAAAAATGTCTTCTCCTAGAGATAACTGGGATTCCCACTTGAGATCTCCTTTCTCTATTGTTGAAGACCTGGGAGAGAGACAAGTTCCTGCTGAGTGGATTTGGACCTTGGAATGAGAGTGTACATACTGACAATATCACTTATGATTGACTTAATGTTCACATAAAATGTAGGCTTTAGGGGGCTTGCCTGGGAACCTAACCTCCAGGTGTGACATTCTCTCCCTGGGAAGGTATATCGGACATTCTAGATAATTTACACACTAATACCTGGTTGCATATTAGGGCTGGCCTGCATAAAAACAAATAGGTTTCCTTACTGAGGAAGTTGACAAAGTTgataaaaattcatatagaaaaacAAACGCTGTCCAGCAGtataagaaatatatgaaataatttctgaTGTGGCTCTTTAAAAGTAAGGCTACAAAAAAATGTACCTTCTTCTGTTTATGTCAAAAGCCTAACTGCACCATGTCCATCAGAGTGGTCCGGCGCATATGATCATGTATTAAGTATGCATTAAATGAATGATTTATTGTACCactgaaaatatgtatttcaaaaatattgagctcctggggcacctgggtcgctcagtcagttaagtggctaacttcagctcagatcatgatctcatggttcgtgggtttgggctttttgctgttagcgcagagcccgctttggatcctctctctgcccctcccctgcttgcactctttctctgaaaaataaatacacatttaaaaaaataaataaatcttcccattaaaaaaaaatagtggactCCTACTTATGCTCAGTAGTGTGCTAAGTACTATGAGTATGTAAGTCAAGGCTGTTTGTGTAGCAGGCAACCAATCTAGTTGGAttaattaaagaacaaaacaatatatgatttaaagaaaattttcagcaGAGAGTAAATATGGGAATTGCATGGTAAAGACATAAGAGGACAAAAGTAGGTAGAGAAAGGAGGAGCTGGTTGAGGCAATAGCTCAGGAATACCGCACAGGAAGGTTTTTGGAGGCAGTTGGTGAGGACAGTGTTGCAGCTTTTTTCACAGAGTAATTTTCTTAAGTCTATGAAAATATAGAGTATCCACAGCAAAAAGATTATAGGTGCGAGAGTGTGACTAAAGCTCCCTCACTCCAAACCACTGTAGGCTCCACCCCATAATGAGGGCCAGAGTCAGAAAGAAGCAGGAATGAGCCAGGTGAGTTTCATCAACATTAAAGATTTCTACCTTAAGTTACTGAAGAACTGCATACACGCAAGGTGATCTTtatcctctttgttctttttagatAAAATCTGCATTCTGATTCAAAACACTTCCTAtttcaaataacatattttttacaACCATCATAttgctgaattaaaaaatttggcttattttaacttaaattgaGGGTTGGTagagtttcttttcattttagctaTGGCAGACTTAGTAAACAAATCTTTCATATGCTTGTGGGGAAATCCTGGTTCTGGCTGCTCactaaaaggaacaaattattcaTCTATCTATTAATTACTTTAtacattcattaattcagtaGGTATTTATTGTCTCCCACATGCCAGGTACTAAATCCTTAGGTAGGAGGGATTAAAAGATGACTAACATATAGTTACAGCCTTCAAAACTCTCGCAGTCTAATGTGACACAGTCCTGTAAACAGATAAATGTCCTAAggtgtcaacaacaacaacagaaccaTTGGACAAATTTCTGTGGAGTACAACTGGGGCACAAAGGAGGCAGTAATTGTTCTAGAGTGGGGGGATCAGGAAAGATGTCAGAGAGAGGATCTTTGAGATGAATCTTAAACTCAGAGTTGGCATTTGTTAGATGGCTGAGGAATGGAAGGAGCCCTCTGGGAAGATGAATCCACAAGGAGAGCAAAGCTATGGAAGGTATGGCAGGAATAGGACTGTGCTAATTAGGGAAAGGTTTGAAGCCAGATGACCATTAATAAGGAGTTCCAGTCTTTCCTGAGAGGCAGGAAAGTTGCCGCATAGGTTCAAGAGAAATGTATTTCAGTAAGTTCCAACAACAATGTGCAGAGGAGAACAGGAGGcaagagtggaggcagggaggctagTTAGGAGGCTACTGATGTGGTAAAGGCAGAGATAAGGAGATCTTTCTAAAGTCCTTACCAGTCAGGAGAGAGACAAGGGAGAGGGTGTAAGAGATCTTAAAGAGACTCTGGCAAGACTTAGTGACTAAGGGAAATGAGGAGGTGTGAGGGAGAGCTATCAATAGCTTATCTTTGGTGAGAATGACTCAATCCCCTTGGTTAGCTCATTTGACCTGTAGAGGTTgtctgtttgttgttttgtttgttctcctCTTAATAATGATCACCATAGCttatgaataaagaagaaagtatCACACCTCATTACTGTGGCTACAAGTCACTTCCTGTGAACTTGTTAGGCAAAACTTTATAAGGAATTTGTTTCCAAGGCAACTAAAAAGCTAGTTCTTGCATGGAATAAGGATGCGGGTGAATATGTGGTCCTCAGGGGGAATTGCAACATCTTCAGGTCTCTGAAGATACATGGATGCACACTTAATGTCTGGTTTCTCCCACACGCCACCATTCCTCACCCCTAttttggtttgtctctgtttCCCCTAGACCCTGTTTGTCATCATTGGACTCTTTACTGGCTGTTATTTTTGCTGCTGCCTGTGCTGCTGTTGCAACTGCTGCTGTGGACGCTGCCGGCCCAAATCATCAGTGGCAGAAGAGGACTTTTATGTGTCCCCAGAGGATCTTGAGGAGCAGATCAAGACCGACATGGAAAAAGGTGGAGTAAGATGACAGCAGAGCTAGTGGGTGTCCCTTCACAGGCCTGACCAAGCACAAGGTCCCTGGTGATGGTTATGACTAAAGTGAGAGAGATCCAACAACCCAATGAGGGAAATCCCACAGATTGTCAGCTTTTGGTACCTCTTTTGGGCGAGGATAAAGGAACAGTTACCTTTCCTGGCCACAGAGAAGAGCAGAACCTGACCAttagaaataaatcacaaaatatgCTGATCACAAAGCAAAGCCAGTACAATTCATGATGTTGTTACAAGAGTGTTCAGGGAGGTTCAGGGAGGTTTGGGTGGGAATACCCAGAGATATGAGAACCAAGCCTGTTAACAAAGATCTCTAttcaaatagaagaaaatggacATCAATAACcctggacttttttcttttctaattactTGGTAATGAGTTTTGGGTAGAGCTGGGGAAGGGTGATCTTTCTTCCCTGGAAATGAAGCTTCCTTCCAAATCCACATATTCAGAGCTAGCCTCAACCAGCATCAAGAGAAGACTGAGGGATTTTCCTGCAACCTGTGACCCCTTCCTATGGGGAACACTGGGTGGCTAGTCTGGCAAATAGGTGGGTTACTGTAACAATTTTTTGTTATTGCCCTTAGAGACAAACTGTGGGCCCATGGTGAAATACAATTACCATTGTCTTTTGCCTCATTTGGGATATAAAAGGACAATTAATCTTTTATTGAGGACATACATACCAAAAGGAACAAATAAGCAGCACTACTCAAAAATGGGTTAAAcagaaatgtataaatgtaaaCTCCAGTGACCTTACATGACTTGCTTAGGAATGATGATCCCATCTGCGTTTGTAAGGGAGATAAACTGTTTTAAGATCTCATTAGCTGGCTCTGTTGTCTATAGGATCTCCCATAACATCCATCAATCCAGTACAGTACTCTATCATTGTCAGAGGATAGGAAGGGACGTGAGATAGGAGAGTATTGTCATCATCATCCACTGTGTCAACCTTTTCTTAACTTTTCCTGTATAGTGCAGAAACCAAAACTAGGTGAATTGAACCCAGATATCCCAAATCCACTGATATACACTTCTCTGAAAAGCCtcaaaatcttttctattttaaattagatAAAAGCTCTACCAGGTCATTTCAGCAGACCTCCTTTGCAGAAGATTTCTTTTCTGGAACAGAAATTTACACTCAGTGCCAAATTCCACCCAGGTTTCCTTCCTGCAGGGTGACTAGTGATAAATCTGTGTGCCTCTCACTGTTCTTAGTTCTGACTCCCCAGAGCTACCAATTCCATTGCAGAGGTCATATTTTAGACTAAGTCTGATTGTGTTACAAAGAATCCTTAAGCAAAAGGACAAGCTTTATTCTATggctaaatatttaaaagctctATGCAGAGTTGATCCAGGTTTTATAGGGCCTCACACACTATTTGGGCAGtcctcttaagaaaaaaaaagcacaaaattacaaatacaaaattagatctgaaagtgaatatttatttggaatgagaaaatgaaatcacaacaaatttaaaagtttaaaaactgaaaatatcatgtatcagaaaatctagaaaaatagcGAATAGTTTAACTGCCTGACACACCTCTACAGTACTTTCTCCTTATGTTTTCGGGATGCATTCATTATTCTTTGACTGCCTcttcatttaataataattttggaATGTCATTTTCTGTAGGAAGAGTAGAAAACTAATTGTTTTTCCTCTAGCATGTTTGATCAaagtttgttttctctcattGGTAGAGtagaaaaatttcttttggttttacaaCTCACTAATAATAATGTCTAAATTTTTAGGGATTGCTTTAAATTTGGGAAGACTAATCTAGTCTATTTCATATATAAGTTGTAAGATTTGGAAGAATTTTTCACAGACCACTTTCTAAGTCTGCACGTTTCCAACTTTGTTGCCTCTACATCACCTAATACTTCCAGCATCAGAGCCCCCTGGGCACATTCATATAGTGTGACATCACCTGTGGCATGGATCTTCATGTCTCCTCAGCAAGTGAACTGGCATAGGGAGCTATAGTATTCCTCGAGCCATTCCCATGCCAGTATGGCTAGCAATAAGTAACTATAAACAGAGTTGCTGCAAACCACAAAAACATATCCCTCTAAGTCCAAATGAAACTTATCACTTAACTCTATTTCCTCTTAACT from Panthera tigris isolate Pti1 chromosome F2, P.tigris_Pti1_mat1.1, whole genome shotgun sequence harbors:
- the DNAJC5B gene encoding dnaJ homolog subfamily C member 5B, producing MACNIPNQRQRTMSTSGEALYEVLGLQKGASNEEIKKTYRKLALKHHPDKNPDDPAAAEKFKEINNAHTILTDMSKRNIYDKYGSLGLYVAEQFGDENVNTYFMLSSWWAKTLFVIIGLFTGCYFCCCLCCCCNCCCGRCRPKSSVAEEDFYVSPEDLEEQIKTDMEKDVDFPVVLQPTNANEKTQLIREEPRSYCTDS